The genomic segment GCTCCTGTTCACCTCTCTGTTTACGATGCCGCTGCGATATTTGATCTCGACGAAGCTCTTGATCTCGTCGATGGCGATAAGGTCCTGCTCTCAGAAATGGCAGAACTGTTTTTAGAATCCTATCCAGGCTATCTCTCGCGCATCAAAGAGGCCCTCGTCCAGCAGGACCTCACGGCTCTGACCCAAGCGGCGCATGCACTGAAAGGCTCTGTCGGAAACTTCACTACTCGTGAACCATTTGAGGTTGCCCGGGCCCTGGAACAAATCGGGCGTCACGGAGATATTGGGCAAGCATCGCAAGTCGTAGTCAAACTGGAACATGCCTTGTCTCAGCTCACGCCAGAACTAGAAAATTTGCGACAGGAAGTCGCAGTATAGCCAGCTATGCGCCACTCTTGCAGATCTGATAGGCACCGCGATTGGACGGAAATACGTCATGGAGACCCAAGCTAAACCTCGCATTCTCTGTGTTGACGACGACCGGGTAACCTTACGAGCGATTGAACGCTCACTACTCACTAGTGGGTACATGGTCGTCACTGCGGATAGTGGCACTCGTGCGCTACAAACTCTCCAAAGCGTCAAACCAGACCTCATTCTCCTCGATGCCATGATGCCCGACCTTGATGGGTATGAAGTGTGCTCACGGCTACGACAGAACCAAGAATTCAATAGCATTCCGGTCATCTTTGTCACCTCACTCGAACAAAAAGAAGACAAGGCCAAAGCCTTCGCCCTTGGCGCTGCGGACTACATTACCAAGCCTATTCAGAAAGAGACGCTCCTCAACAAAGTTGCGTCCCACCTCGAAACACATGCGCGCTGGAAAGAGTTAGATCAAGTCGAGGGAACGGCTAAGG from the Deltaproteobacteria bacterium genome contains:
- a CDS encoding response regulator, with product METQAKPRILCVDDDRVTLRAIERSLLTSGYMVVTADSGTRALQTLQSVKPDLILLDAMMPDLDGYEVCSRLRQNQEFNSIPVIFVTSLEQKEDKAKAFALGAADYITKPIQKETLLNKVASHLETHARWKELDQVEGTAKAWARIKLPIKSEEEAYSSNRHETYRV